The following is a genomic window from Actinomycetota bacterium.
AAGTCCGTCGCGTCGGGAAGGAGCCCGATGCCGTAGGTGACGCGGAACCACTCGCGGACCTCGTCCTCGTTGGTGCCGTCGAACCGCTGTCCGACCTGCCGCAGCATCGTATTGATCGGGGTGCCGGCACACCATCGGCGAGCACCTGTCGGGAAGAAGGTTTCGCGTCTGGCGAAGATGACTCCCGGGCCGGCCAGCATGCTCACCTTGCGATCCGGGAACGCCGTGATCAGCCGGTGAGCCGTGTCCATCGCGGTCTTGCCGCCACCGACGATCCAGATCGGAGTGTCGTCCCCGCGCAGCTCGGGCCCGTCGGGGTCGAGGAGCTCGGGAGTGGTGGAGCGCACGCGACCGCTGGATGTCTCGAGCGGCCGGTTCGGCGTGACCTGATGCCCGAACGCCTTGATCAAGCGTTTCGCCGTCACCGTCTCGATGCGACCTTCGGGGGACCTCAGGGTCACGTGGACGAGGCCGTTGATGTCCCCGTGTGACACGTAGTCCCAGCCAAAGTGCTCCTCGACGCCGACACGCTTGCTGGCGATGTCCAGACAGCGCTGGAGATGGTCCATGACCTCTGGTTTCGTGGCCAGGTGGCTGGGGTCCTCGCGGAGGGCCCACGTGATGTTGCCGGCCGTGAAGATTCCGTGTGGCTGGTGCAGGCGGACGTAGTCATAGGTGTCGACCCACATGCCCCCTGCGCGCGGTCGCCTGTCGACCAGGGCGACCCGATCCGAACGGGAGAGGTACGTGCTCGCCACGACGAGGGCATTCAGCCCCGTGATGCCCGCCCCGACGATGCAGACCTCATACGTCCGGGCTGAGGAGCGGATCGGCGTGGCATGCGAGCCAGAATCGCTCATCGGTCAACTCCAATCGGTCGGGCGGCTACCCGACCATCACCGCTATGCCATAGTAGAGATAAGACTTAGCGACGGAGCGAGCAGCATGACAGCGACTATCGAACCCCATGCGCGACGGTGGCGGCGCACCCCGGCCTCCCAGGGACGTCAATAGGACCCGCTGACAGTACCCGGCGGGCGGGTTGGCGCCGACGGGGATCTCCGCGGTCCCTGCGGCCCCACGCCCGCCGACGCGCAGACAGCCGACGAAAA
Proteins encoded in this region:
- a CDS encoding potassium transporter, translating into MSDSGSHATPIRSSARTYEVCIVGAGITGLNALVVASTYLSRSDRVALVDRRPRAGGMWVDTYDYVRLHQPHGIFTAGNITWALREDPSHLATKPEVMDHLQRCLDIASKRVGVEEHFGWDYVSHGDINGLVHVTLRSPEGRIETVTAKRLIKAFGHQVTPNRPLETSSGRVRSTTPELLDPDGPELRGDDTPIWIVGGGKTAMDTAHRLITAFPDRKVSMLAGPGVIFARRETFFPTGARRWCAGTPINTMLRQVGQRFDGTNEDEVREWFRVTYGIGLLPDATDFFNAYLSDVELAVITAGLHSIEKEYFSDAVDRDDEVELVFRSGRTHIVPRGTWLVNCTGSLLRTSHPYEPFVSPAATTLSIQMRSSTTGVYPSFAGYFLTHLMFRGQLGGLGLYELDIADLYSKAKAIVTFASMSLALHNLSMISEALPKKVLMDCGLDFDRWYPLPRRIIGVTEFLRTHRRDREHHRRTLDTLGERFHVRSGPVLAA